The stretch of DNA ACAGCAAATTTTTGCGAAAGCCCACACAAGATGCGCTGAACTTTATTGTCCGAGCTCAAGACTCCTCCGGCGGAGGCTGGCGGTATAATCCCGGTGACCCCGGCGATACGTCTGTTGTCGGCTGGCAAGTGATGGCACTCTACAGCGGTCGCATCGCGGAAATGGATGTGCCGCAACAAACGTTTGACGGCGCGTGGGCATTTCTGGACAGCGTGCAATCCGATGAAGGGGTCGGCTACGGTTACCGACGACCTGGTGCCACGCCCACGTTATCGGCTGTCGGTTTGTTGTCGCGGATGTACTTAGGTAAACAGCACGGATGGGATCCGACCAATCCGGTCGTTAAGTTGGGGGCCAACCGACTGTCCGTCTTGGGCCCCTCGGCCAAGGACATGTATTACAACTACTACGCCACGCAGTTTATGTACCAAGTCGGCGGCGACACCTGGATCAGTTGGAACAACGAATTGCGGGACCAATTGGTGGCCAAGCAAGATAAAAAGGGGCATGCCGCCGGGAGCTGGCTTCCGACCTGTCGACATGGCAGCCGACCAGGCGGACGCTTGTACATGACAGCGATGTCGATTTTGACGTTGGAAGTCTACTACCGGCATTTGCCGATTTACGCCCGTAGCGGCGATGTCCCGGCAGATGGCGGGGACAGGCCGATCGACTTTTAATTGCGGTTCACGAAGTGTCTGTGGTGTTAAGACAAAATTCGTGGTTCTCGGCGGGGGACGTAGCCGACTTCGCTGATCTTGATCCCGAATTTCTCACCGATTTTGACTGCTTCGCCGCGAGCATACATCTGGTTGCTCACCATCAGTTCCAACAGGTCCTCGCACGGTTTGTCGAACGAGACGATGGTTCCGGGACAGAGATGCAATAGCTCATCGATTTCAATACGCCGCTCAGCCAGCTTTACGATCACGGGAACATTGATGCCACGAATGCGTGCCAACGGATCGACCGGCGGCGGTGCCCCGGGTGTGTTGGTGGATGCCGCGACGGGTGCCTCGACTGCGGTTTCAGCCACTTTTTCACGGGATGGTTCGGCACTGGCCGATGCAGTCACGGCAGCGGGCAGCGGCCATACGATCCATAGACGACTTTGATCCTCATCGACACTGACCGGCAACATCGTCGCGGATTCCGCTGGACCGGGCTGCGTCATGGCCGTCAGTAGATTGTCATGTGCCGTTGTTGTGAATTCTTCGCATTCGATATCGGGCGGCAGTAGATTCATCGACCATTCCATGGCCAATGTTTCCAATCGCGCACGCTGGCTGTCTCCCGGTTCGGTATACCACTCGGGAAGCGGCAAAGATGCAGGGATGGCGCACACCAACGACTGATCGCCGACGCGGCAACAAACCAGCAATCCCGGACCGGCAAGTTCGGAGGGGGCATCGTCGCTGGACCAATCGGCGGGCTCGCCGATGGTTAATGTCTGCTTGGTGTCAAAGCATTGATTGAGCGACTCGGCAATTGCGGCACTATTTTCGCAGCAAATGCTGACAATCCCCTCAACGGTGGTCGATGAGAAATCGGCCATGGTCCCCCTTTATCTCGAAACCGCGTCCTTACCAGTGGTGTCGACGCGCGCACTCCCGGTGTTTGGAAGTGTTATCGGCGCCAACAGATCCGGAGCTTTTGGTAAAGCCGTTGCAATCGTCGCAAATTCCCACGGGAAGGGATCACGACATCATTCCGCAGCGATCTTCCACTGGTAGCGAAATATGCGAGCATCCTGTCCCAAATCGCCGGGCAGGAAGAATAGCTGGTCACCCAATACGGCTAGTCCCTCGCGGGTGAGGGTCTGTTCGGTCCCCTTTGGACGCGGCACGCGGGCAGAAGCAATTTTTGATCGTTGGCGAATGTCCACAATGGCCACCAGCGCGGGGGATGTCGCTGGTTCGCGGTCGCGATTTTTGTCGACCCCACCGGCAAGGACTCGTTGCTTGCCAATTCCTTTCCAGTCTTGGACTGCCAGAGCCCAAGTTTTGTCGTCGCTGATTAGTTCTTGGCGGGGAATGGTTTCCACTACCGTCCCATCCGTCCGCCAACGATAGACGAGCTTCGTATCCCAATTGGCTCCGTACAATTCGCGGGACATCGAATCACAGGCGATGGCCCCAATGTGATCATCGCAGGTGAAGGCCACTTTGCTCACGGTAGTGGATAATGGTTTGTCCGGTTGATGGGGGAATCTCAGCACAACAGTGCGGCTATGGGGCCGACTGGCGGAGATGGGGATCCAAAAATCCTGACCGTCGAAATCAAAGCCGCCGGGATGATCCAAACGCAATGCATCGTCCGGACTCTTTTGCGGAGGGGTAATCTCGACGAATTCGACTGTTTCTAGATTCTTGCGATCAAATCGCAACAGCAATGCGCGGCGCGGTTGTGTCTCCAAACGACCAGTGACGTAGTAGTGCCGCTGTGTGACAAACAAGCCTTGCGTATGAATCCGCGCCGGCTTTCCATCGATGTCAAAATTCGGCAACGCCTCGGCGGCTTTATACTCCAGCAGCAGAGATTGCGCTGCGGCGGGGGTGACAGACCAACAGTTCTGCATCGCCATTGCGACTGACCTGCATCAAATTCCTGTACCACCGCTTATGAAGATCGGGTTAGGTAAAGCACGTCCTGTTTTTCATCGGAAGCTTCGTGAGCCCCGTTCGCCTTCGCTGTCGCCTCGGCCTGCGTAGCGGGAGGGGCCGAGGGGGCGGCGATGGTGGGCGGGGCGGACCCCGTTTGTCGAGTTCGAGCTGAGGTCAACCTCTGCCCAAACTCCGCCGGCGTCAAATATCCCAGTGAACTGTGTGGCCGATGCTCGTTGTAATCTTCACGCCAAACTGTTGTCAGCTGTCGTGCCGCTCGCAAACTTTCAAACTCCTCGGTCGCTAAAAACTCATCACGAAACCGGCTGTGAAAGCTTTCCGCAAAACCATTCTCCCACGGACTGCCCGGCGCGATGTACAACGCCTCCACGCCCAACTGTCCTAACCAACTCCGAAGCGCCTGCGCCACAAACTCCGGACCATTGTCGCTGCGAACATGACGCGGCACGCCCCGCATGGCGAACAATTCCGCCAGCGTGTCGATCACATCTTCACTTGTAATGCTGCGATCCACTTTCAAAGCCAAACACTCCCGGGTGTGTTCGTCGACGATCGACAACCACTTCAGCGGACTGCCGCTCGCCGTGCGATCGAACACAAAATCCCACGCCCACACATCGTTCTGGGACGCCGCTTTTCGCCGGTGACAGCCATTGGCAGTCGTTCCCAGACGGCGTTTCTTACGCTTCTTCTGCGGCACTTTCAGCCCTTCTCGACGCCACAGCCGATAGACCCGCGTGTCGCTCGCCCGCCAACCTTCGCGACGCAGCAAATGGGCGATGCGGCGATAACCGAACCGCGAACGACGGCCTACCAACTGCAGCATCCGCTTGAGCAAACCATGCTCATCGTCGCGCGGTTGCGCCACATAGCGTTGGCTGCTACGAGGCTGCTTCACCACGTGGCACGCTCGCCGCTCCGACACCGCAAACGTGTGTTGCAGTTCACGGACGGCACTACGCTTTCGAGAAGGGCTTACCAGTTTCCCTCCGCAAGGTGTTTCAACATCTTGATGTCCAACGTCTGGTCCGCCACGATTTCCTTCAGCCGCCGGTTCTCATCTTCCAAGGCCTTGAGTCGCATCGCCTCCTCCGACTTCATCCCGCCGTACTGTTTCCGCCAACGGTCCAATGTCGCTTGGCTGACTTCCAGCGCCTGCAGCACGACCGCTTCGTCTTGCCCGGCATTGAGCATCGCATCGGCGTCACGCAACTTCTTCACAATCTGCTGCGGCGAATGCCGCCTGCGTCGTTTCGTCATTAAAAGATCTCCTTGCAAAAATCGCTCAGAAACCTTCATAACCAATGGCACAGTTTTTTAAAGGCAGGCCACGACCACCACGATTCCCAACCAACATTTCATCACAATTCCCCTCAGCGATTGAGGACCAACGGCGGGTAAAACGTAGCCACTTCTCTACGTCCATCCTAACAAAAAAGCCGCCCCCGGGATGCGGGGACGGCCGAATGCCAAATATCAAATTGTTGTCAGATGGTTTCAGGCAGCCGCTTGACGTTGCTTGCGGCGACGCATGCCATAACCGGCCAATCCGACCATGCCGATGCCGAGCAGCACCATGCTGGAGGGTTCGGGAACGGCATTCACGTTATTGACTTCGGTCAATACGTTATCAATGTACAGTCCTCCGCCCAGGGTACCGGTAGCAGCAGTCCCAGAAACTCGAAACAGTGTCGTTTGCACGGGAACACCCAATGGCTGCAGGGCCGGTTGGTGGATGGCATAAAATTGCTCCCAACTCGTTCCAGAATAAACAAGACTGTTATTCACGTAATAGTTAACAACATCGTTTTCCACACCATCCATGAACAGCACTTCTATTCCCAGCGTGTGCCAATCGGTATAGCTAAGGCCCGTCGAAATTGTCGTCGGTCCGACGAAATTACCTGAGGAATCCACGTCATAGGTAATGATCTCCAGCGAAGACCCAGTATCTTCGATATCAACAAATCCTTGACGGCCACCGGAACCATTGTCGGGGCTCAGCGTAATGCTCAAACCAGCTTGAGCGGCACCAGTCGCTGATTGGAAGTCGAATTCCGTAAAGTAGCGGTTATAGGTCGCGCCGGTGGAACCTTCGCCCGCGAATTCATTCGGCATGGAATTGGTGGGATCCAACGGAAGTGAGGGAATTCCCCCAGGCCGCGGCGCAAAAGGCATATCACCAAACGAGCTTCCAGTCACTGCATTGGAAATCCGCCAAACCTGATTCCCAGTGCCATCATCAACGACTCCTTGGTCGATGTTGGCGTTTGTCGCGCTCCATCCACCTTGCCCGTTCACACTTCCCAGTGCAAACGATTCAAAATCGGTGAAGCTACCAGCCTGTGCCTTGGATACAAGGCAAGTCGACACGGCCATTACCATTCCGGCAACGAGCCATCGTGAACGCATAACTTTTTTAATCATGTTGTCTTTCCTACTGCTAAATGGTGAGCGATTGTTATCCGATTCATTCTTATATACTGCGGAACTAAATGCCACAGTCGTTGTTCCTGTTCAGATATCGATTGTGCGCAGTTTTGCGCGGCAAGGTTCCACCGTTGGGGAATCTCGCCAAATCCAGCCACAATCGGAGCAACGACAGGGCGGGCGTGATCAGACTATCACACCCGCCCGGGTCGTATTCCTAGCTATTCCTCAAATGACTCAAACCAGCTGACAAGCAGCGGAGAGCATTTTTAGGCAGCGGCTTGATTTTGCTTGCGGCGACGCATGCCGAAGCCAACCAATCCGACCATGCCGATGCCGAGCAGCACCACGCTGGAGGGTTCGGGAGTGACGACCACTTGCGCCGTCGTCTGAGCTAGCGTGCCTCCGTTAGCGTCCAGAACCGTCAGACGGAAATCGTAAATTCCGTCGGCATATGGATCGAACGCGATTGGCGCCCAACCGAGGTTTTGCGAGTTCTGCACGACGTTGTAGAGGTTCAGATTAGCGTTGTCGATGACGCCGCCGCCGTTTCCAGTGGCGTTGGTTCCGACCGCATTATCTGTCCACGCAGAGAAGACATCAAAAGGCCCCAAGAAACTTACGCCAGCAGAGGGATCGACGTCGATCTCCAGCATCACCTGCACGTC from Symmachiella dynata encodes:
- a CDS encoding FliM/FliN family flagellar motor switch protein, which gives rise to MADFSSTTVEGIVSICCENSAAIAESLNQCFDTKQTLTIGEPADWSSDDAPSELAGPGLLVCCRVGDQSLVCAIPASLPLPEWYTEPGDSQRARLETLAMEWSMNLLPPDIECEEFTTTAHDNLLTAMTQPGPAESATMLPVSVDEDQSRLWIVWPLPAAVTASASAEPSREKVAETAVEAPVAASTNTPGAPPPVDPLARIRGINVPVIVKLAERRIEIDELLHLCPGTIVSFDKPCEDLLELMVSNQMYARGEAVKIGEKFGIKISEVGYVPRREPRILS
- a CDS encoding DUF6454 family protein produces the protein MAMQNCWSVTPAAAQSLLLEYKAAEALPNFDIDGKPARIHTQGLFVTQRHYYVTGRLETQPRRALLLRFDRKNLETVEFVEITPPQKSPDDALRLDHPGGFDFDGQDFWIPISASRPHSRTVVLRFPHQPDKPLSTTVSKVAFTCDDHIGAIACDSMSRELYGANWDTKLVYRWRTDGTVVETIPRQELISDDKTWALAVQDWKGIGKQRVLAGGVDKNRDREPATSPALVAIVDIRQRSKIASARVPRPKGTEQTLTREGLAVLGDQLFFLPGDLGQDARIFRYQWKIAAE
- a CDS encoding IS3 family transposase is translated as MSERRACHVVKQPRSSQRYVAQPRDDEHGLLKRMLQLVGRRSRFGYRRIAHLLRREGWRASDTRVYRLWRREGLKVPQKKRKKRRLGTTANGCHRRKAASQNDVWAWDFVFDRTASGSPLKWLSIVDEHTRECLALKVDRSITSEDVIDTLAELFAMRGVPRHVRSDNGPEFVAQALRSWLGQLGVEALYIAPGSPWENGFAESFHSRFRDEFLATEEFESLRAARQLTTVWREDYNEHRPHSSLGYLTPAEFGQRLTSARTRQTGSAPPTIAAPSAPPATQAEATAKANGAHEASDEKQDVLYLTRSS
- a CDS encoding transposase — translated: MTKRRRRHSPQQIVKKLRDADAMLNAGQDEAVVLQALEVSQATLDRWRKQYGGMKSEEAMRLKALEDENRRLKEIVADQTLDIKMLKHLAEGNW
- a CDS encoding PEP-CTERM sorting domain-containing protein — encoded protein: MIKKVMRSRWLVAGMVMAVSTCLVSKAQAGSFTDFESFALGSVNGQGGWSATNANIDQGVVDDGTGNQVWRISNAVTGSSFGDMPFAPRPGGIPSLPLDPTNSMPNEFAGEGSTGATYNRYFTEFDFQSATGAAQAGLSITLSPDNGSGGRQGFVDIEDTGSSLEIITYDVDSSGNFVGPTTISTGLSYTDWHTLGIEVLFMDGVENDVVNYYVNNSLVYSGTSWEQFYAIHQPALQPLGVPVQTTLFRVSGTAATGTLGGGLYIDNVLTEVNNVNAVPEPSSMVLLGIGMVGLAGYGMRRRKQRQAAA
- a CDS encoding PEP-CTERM sorting domain-containing protein, with amino-acid sequence MRATLDFDFVLPHLNHGMLRRDAPMKRLTTGFAVIAVAALLTTTAQAGNVTPDVIFGSGNPNGGWTISQSNGVEVGLRGKQRFGPVLPNSGGVYQATPGISSGTAATWNYEFSANVDWDGTSGLTLADVQVMLEIDVDPSAGVSFLGPFDVFSAWTDNAVGTNATGNGGGVIDNANLNLYNVVQNSQNLGWAPIAFDPYADGIYDFRLTVLDANGGTLAQTTAQVVVTPEPSSVVLLGIGMVGLVGFGMRRRKQNQAAA